One Aspergillus oryzae RIB40 DNA, chromosome 2 genomic window carries:
- a CDS encoding glutamate dehydrogenase (NAD(+)) (glutamate/leucine/phenylalanine/valine dehydrogenases) gives MSRTYKHLEPVAVPRHPHNKFLENVTGSNVRQPSPQPTHLGFPGGGLHRILSEEDPGYIAAKFEGKEKQMEQVMDQLESKGFIPTEFVAGEAEWFYNQLGIDDTYFQTETVDAIVTQILSLYAAKVAAYARDDKKLEIRLDKEAEDHAVYIDTSKPGITSVDGPRYEQRIEKKYVNGSTPSNSYRVETFRSPTPIPGDDGQQLRCYFVYKCQFVNPNPGPNETNIDIIGEKRFLQKATENTKAIYQEIITNAVNRSGPVIEMFEIEKSREKRLVIAYRQGSAMGLFSALSDLYHYYRLTSSRKYLENFSNGITVISLYLRPLKDAEIAAKYPPIEAAVHQIIKEVSLLYCIPQNRFQHHFAVGRLSLQETIYAHCAWVFVQQFLNRLGSEYTSLTDVLDSNNSVHAELLAKIKKRLRTETFTSDYISEIVNKYPELIHKLYLDFANTHYVQTRGPAEDDFLPTLSYLRLQVDEVLDGAKLKQLISSTVANEHDEMVMSAFRVFNAAILKTNFFTPTKVALSFRLNPDFLPEHEYPQRLYGMFLVISSEFRGFHLRFRDIARGGIRIVKSRNKEAYSINARSLFDENYNLANTQQRKNKDIPEGGAKGVILLDVNHQDKAAVAFEKYIDSILDLLLPPVSPGIKDPIVDLHGKDEILFMGPDENTAELVDWATEHARNRGAPWWKSFFTGKSPKLGGIPHDTYGMTTLSVRQYVLGIYRKLKIDPSTVRKLQTGGPDGDLGSNEILLANEKYTAIVDGSGVIVDPNGLDHEELVRLAKKRVTISEFDLSKLSPEGYRVLVDESNVKLPNGEFIHNGMIFRNTFHLRRELPYDVFVPCGGRPESIDLSTVGKLIHNGKSTIPYIVEGANLFITQDSKLRLERSGCILFKDASANKGGVTSSSLEVLASLSFNDDEFVENMCVREDGSVPTFYQDYVKQVQEVIKQNATLEFEAIWREHEQTGLLRSVLSDRLSLAITKLDEELQKTELWDNVELRRSVLDDALPKLLLNKIGLDTILQRVPENYLRAIFGSYLASRFVYEYGSNPSQFSFFDFMTKRLSKAMA, from the exons ATGTCTAGGACTTATAAGCACTTGGAGCCCGTTGCTGTTCCT AGACATCCTCATAACAAGTTTCTTGAGAATGTAACCGGATCAAATGTGCGTCAACCGTCACCTCAGCCCACCCATCTGGGCTTCCCCGGCGGTGGTCTGCACCGAATCTTATCAGAGGAGGATCCGGGCTATATTGCTGCCAAGTtcgaagggaaagagaagcaaatgGAGCAGG TTATGGACCagctggaaagcaaaggcTTTATTCCGACGGAATTCGTCGCTGGGGAAGCCGAATGGTTTTACAATCAACTTGGGATTGATGATACATACTTCCAAACCGAGACCGTTGATGCTATCGTCACACAGATCCTTTCTCTCTATGCTGCCAAGGTTGCAGCGTACGCTCGTGATGATAAGAAACTCGAGATCCGTTTAGATAAGGAGGCTGAGGATCATGCGGTCTACATTGACACAAGCAAGCCCGGCATCACGTCGGTCGACGGCCCTCGGTATGAGCAGAGAATTGAGAAGAAATACGTAAACGGATCCACACCTAGTAACAGCTATCGGGTTGAGACTTTCCGTTCGCCAACACCAATTCCTGGGGACGATGGCCAGCAACTCCGGTGCTACTTTGTTTACAAGTGCCAGTTCGTCAACCCTAACCCGGGTCCGAATGAAACAAACATTGATATTATCGGTGAAAAGAGATTCTTGCAAAAGGCAACGGAAAATACTAAGGCCATCTATCAAGAAATTATCACGAATGCCGTTAATCGATCAGGTCCTGTCATTGAAATGTTCGAGATCGAGAAGAGTCGCGAAAAAAGGCTGGTCATCGCTTATCGCCAGGGCTCTGCTATGGGTCTATTCAGTGCACTCTCTGATCTTTACCACTACTACCGCCTGACAAGCTCCCGTAAATATCTGGAGAACTTTTCTAACGGCATCACGGTCATATCTCTCTATCTTCGCCCACTGAAAGATGCTGAAATCGCCGCTAAGTATCCTCCTATCGAGGCAGCCGTTCaccagatcatcaaggaGGTCTCACTTCTCTACTGCATCCCCCAGAACAGATTCCAGCATCACTTTGCGGTCGGTCGTCTTAGCTTGCAGGAGACCATCTATGCCCATTGTGCGTGGGTCTTCGTCCAACAGTTTCTTAATCGCTTGGGCTCTGAGTACACCTCTCTGACCGATGTTCTGGACTCCAATAATAGTGTCCACGCAGAGCTGTTAgccaagatcaagaagaggtTGCGTACCGAGACTTTCACATCCGACTATATTTCGGAGATCGTTAACAAGTACCCGGAACTCATCCACAAGCTCTACCTGGATTTTGCCAATACTCATTACGTTCAAACACGTGGTCCTGCGgaagatgattttcttccaaCCCTGAGCTATTTGCGCCTCCAGGTTGACGAAGTCCTCGATGGTGCGAAGCTGAAACAGCTCATCTCAAGCACAGTGGCCAATGAACACGACGAGATGGTCATGAGCGCCTTCCGCGTGTTCAACGCCGCCATCCTCAagaccaacttcttcacccCCACTAAGGTCGCCCTTAGTTTCCGACTTAACCCAGATTTCCTGCCGGAACACGAGTATCCTCAGCGTCTCTATGGCATGTTTCTAGTCATTAGCTCAGAGTTCCGAGGCTTCCATCTACGATTCCGGGATATCGCTCGTGGTGGCATTCGTATCGTCAAGAGCAGGAATAAAGAAGCCTACAGCATTAATGCCCGCTCACTGTTCGATGAGAATTACAATTTGGCCAACACCCAACAGCGCAAAAATAAAGACATCCCCGAAGGTGGTGCAAAGGGCGTGATACTCCTAGATGTGAACCATCAGGACAAAGCAGCTGTCGCTTTCGAGAAGTACATTGACAGCATTCTCGATCTCCTGCTGCCTCCTGTCAGCCCCGGCATCAAAGATCCTATCGTTGACTTGCatggaaaggatgagatcCTTTTCATGGGGCCCGATGAGAACACGGCCGAGTTGGTGGACTGGGCTACAGAGCATGCAAGGAATCGTGGAGCTCCTTGGTGGAAGTCATTCTTTACTGGCAAAAGTCCCAAGCTGGGCGGTATCCCGCATGATACTTACGGCATGACAACCTTGTCTGTTCGCCAATATGTTCTTGGTATCTACcggaagttgaagattgACCCATCCACGGTTCGTAAGCTTCAAACCGGTGGCCCCGATGGTGACCTGGGATCAAACGAGATTCTTCTGGCCAACGAGAAATACACCGCTATCGTCGATGGTTCCGGTGTTATTGTTGATCCAAATGGTCTGGACCATGAGGAGCTGGTCCGGCTTGCAAAGAAGCGCGTGACTATCTCCGAATTTGACTTGTCGAAACTCTCCCCTGAAGGCTACCGTGTTCTGGTGGATGAGAGCAACGTTAAGTTGCCGAATGGCGAGTTCATCCACAACGGGATGATCTTCCGCAACACTTTCCATTTGCGCCGAGAACTTCCCTATGATGTCTTTGTTCCTTGTGGCGGGCGACCGGAGTCCATTGATCTTTCTACTGTTGGAAAACTTATTCACAAcggcaaatccaccatccCATACATTGTCGAGGGTGCCAACTTGTTCATCACACAAGACAGTAAACTCCGGCTCGAAAGGTCCGGCTGTATACTGTTTAAGGATGCATCAGCAAATAAGGGTGGCGTGACTTCGTCGTCACTAGAGGTCCTTGCGTCGTTGTCCTTCAATGACGATGAGTTCGTCGAAAACATGTGTGTCCGTGAAGATGGCAGTGTTCCCACATTCTACCAGGATTATGTCAAGCAGGTTCAGGAGGTCATCAAGCAGAATGCCACCCTCGAGTTCGAGGCCATCTGGCGTGAACATGAGCAAACTGGCCTTCTCCGCAGCGTCCTCAGTGATCGCCTCAGTCTGGCTATTACCAAGCTCGATGAGGAGTTACAGAAGACCGAGTTATGGGACAATGTTGAACTCCGCCGCTCGGTCCTTGATGACGCTTTGCCCAAGCTACTTCTGAACAAGATTGGCCTCGACACAATCTTGCAGCGA GTTCCTGAGAACTATCTCCGGGCCATATTTGGCAGCTACCTCGCAAGTCGGTTTGTATACGAGTATGGCAGCAACCCTAGCcagttctccttctttgactt CATGACCAAGCGACTTTCCAAGGCTATGGCATAA